In the Streptomyces sp. f51 genome, one interval contains:
- the pcrA gene encoding DNA helicase PcrA yields the protein MSSLFDDSFLADLKPSAAHEDEHPPPPEDDHVPEPVPDDLFGGKFDLPPTRDAYYRDGAPRPAVDPAALLDGLNENQRAAVVHSGSPLLIVAGAGSGKTRVLTHRIAHLLGERNVHPGQILAITFTNKAAGEMKERVEALVGPRANAMWVMTFHSACVRILRRESKTLGFTSSFSIYDAADSKRLMALVCRDLDLDPKRFPPKSFSAKISNLKNELIDEEDFAAQATDGFEKTLAQAYAMYQSRLREANALDFDDLIMTTVNLLRAFPDVAEHYRRRFRHVLVDEYQDTNHAQYALVRELVGTSEHPVDVPPNAYDLPPAELCVVGDADQSIYAFRGATIRNILQFEEDYPNATTILLEQNYRSTQTILSAANAVIERNESRRPKNLWTNAGAGSNITGYVADTEHDEAQFVADEIDRLTDAGEARAGDVAVFYRTNAQSRVFEEVFIRVGLPYKVVGGVRFYERKEVRDVLAYLRVLANPEDSVPMRRILNVPKRGIGDRAEAMIDALSQREKISFPQALRRVDEAYGMAARSTNAVKRFNTLMEDLRTIVESGAGPATVLEAVLERTGYLAELQASTDPQDETRIENLQELAAVALEFEQETGEGETPPGLSAFLERVALVADSDQIPDEEDGNGVITLMTLHTAKGLEFPVVFLTGMEDGVFPHMRALGQVKELEEERRLAYVGITRARERLYLTRSSMRSAWGQPSYNPPSRFLEEIPATHLDWKRTGATAPVPAGPVSGVAASLSSSRARSAASGASGFATRRGVTEKPVVSLAVGDRVTHDQFGLGTVVGVKGTGANAEATVDFGEPKPKRLLLRYAPVEKL from the coding sequence TGGTGCACTCCGGCTCCCCGCTGCTCATCGTGGCCGGCGCCGGCTCCGGCAAGACGCGCGTGCTCACGCACCGCATCGCCCACCTGCTCGGCGAGCGGAACGTCCACCCCGGCCAGATCCTCGCGATCACCTTCACGAACAAGGCCGCGGGCGAGATGAAGGAGCGCGTCGAGGCGCTCGTGGGCCCCCGCGCCAACGCGATGTGGGTGATGACCTTCCACAGCGCCTGCGTGCGCATCCTGCGCCGCGAGAGCAAGACGCTCGGCTTCACCTCGTCGTTCTCGATCTACGACGCCGCCGACTCCAAGCGTCTGATGGCGCTCGTCTGCCGTGATCTGGACCTCGACCCCAAGCGTTTCCCGCCGAAGTCCTTCAGCGCCAAGATCTCGAACCTGAAGAACGAGCTGATCGACGAGGAGGACTTCGCCGCCCAGGCCACCGACGGCTTCGAGAAGACCCTCGCCCAGGCCTACGCGATGTACCAGTCGAGGCTGCGCGAGGCCAACGCGCTCGACTTCGACGACCTGATCATGACCACGGTCAACCTCCTGCGCGCCTTCCCGGACGTGGCCGAGCACTACCGCCGCCGCTTCCGGCACGTCCTGGTCGACGAGTACCAGGACACCAACCACGCGCAGTACGCCCTCGTCCGCGAACTCGTGGGGACCTCCGAGCACCCCGTGGACGTACCGCCCAACGCGTACGACCTGCCTCCGGCCGAACTGTGCGTGGTGGGTGACGCGGACCAGTCGATCTACGCCTTCCGCGGCGCGACCATCCGCAACATCCTCCAGTTCGAGGAGGACTACCCGAACGCGACGACGATCCTCCTGGAGCAGAACTACCGCTCCACCCAGACGATCCTGTCCGCCGCCAACGCGGTCATCGAGCGCAACGAGTCCCGCCGCCCCAAGAACCTGTGGACCAACGCCGGCGCGGGCTCGAACATCACGGGGTACGTCGCGGACACCGAGCACGACGAGGCCCAGTTCGTCGCCGACGAGATAGACCGCCTCACCGACGCGGGCGAGGCGAGGGCCGGCGACGTCGCGGTCTTCTACCGCACGAACGCCCAGTCCCGTGTCTTCGAAGAGGTCTTCATCCGCGTCGGCCTGCCGTACAAGGTCGTCGGCGGTGTCCGCTTCTACGAGCGCAAGGAGGTCCGGGACGTCCTCGCCTACCTCAGGGTGCTGGCCAACCCCGAGGACTCCGTCCCGATGCGCCGCATCCTGAACGTGCCCAAGCGCGGCATCGGCGACCGCGCCGAGGCGATGATCGATGCCCTGTCGCAGCGCGAGAAGATCAGCTTCCCGCAGGCGCTGCGCCGCGTCGACGAGGCCTACGGCATGGCCGCGCGGTCCACCAACGCGGTCAAGCGGTTCAACACGCTCATGGAGGACCTCCGTACGATCGTCGAGTCGGGCGCGGGCCCGGCCACCGTCCTGGAGGCCGTCCTCGAACGCACCGGATATCTCGCCGAGTTGCAGGCCTCGACCGACCCGCAGGACGAGACCCGGATCGAGAACCTCCAGGAACTCGCCGCCGTGGCCCTGGAGTTCGAGCAGGAGACCGGCGAGGGCGAGACCCCGCCCGGACTCTCCGCGTTCCTGGAGCGGGTCGCGCTCGTCGCCGACTCGGACCAGATCCCGGACGAGGAGGACGGCAACGGCGTCATCACCCTGATGACCCTGCACACCGCCAAGGGCCTCGAATTCCCCGTGGTCTTCCTGACCGGCATGGAGGACGGCGTCTTCCCGCACATGCGCGCGCTCGGACAGGTCAAGGAGCTGGAGGAGGAGCGGCGCCTGGCGTACGTGGGCATCACCCGCGCCCGCGAGCGGCTCTACCTCACCCGGTCCTCGATGCGCAGCGCGTGGGGGCAGCCCTCGTACAACCCGCCCTCCCGCTTCCTGGAGGAGATCCCGGCGACCCATCTGGACTGGAAGCGCACGGGGGCGACCGCGCCCGTGCCCGCCGGTCCCGTCTCCGGTGTCGCCGCCTCCCTCTCGTCCTCGCGTGCGCGGTCCGCGGCCTCGGGTGCCTCCGGGTTCGCCACCCGCCGCGGCGTCACCGAGAAGCCGGTGGTCTCGCTGGCCGTCGGGGACCGGGTCACGCACGACCAGTTCGGTCTCGGCACCGTCGTCGGGGTGAAGGGGACGGGCGCGAACGCGGAGGCGACGGTCGACTTCGGAGAGCCCAAGCCGAAGCGGCTGCTGCTGCGGTACGCGCCGGTGGAGAAGCTGTAG
- a CDS encoding peptidoglycan DD-metalloendopeptidase family protein: MNDRHPSGIATPPAPASDASSALYGPYGAHEAQYGDFTAYGDYAAAPFDPGMNTGVHPTSDFAGDPLFGTMPGGAGTGSYDATQWNAGIQQPMGYDPYAGYDTGAHHTAAWTDGYQQHPDIPAQHPGPDASGQWDANAWIQPDQPLDGTQQWTVPTQDTGAYDATQWNGAGGQDAYQAYEHAPAESYEQPRAESEPYGHDLTQLDMTYADPAEQVPFDQQATATFDQAVHGELAADEDEFDAAEDFTATDGADDGHGDGHDPYDEGRERPLLEDQEEITPVRHPASRAASRSRRRSPAKRSALLTVAVPSACVMGVAGIAAASVGGVGGLGGSDAKDTTVSASDATSVKPSAANVKLDSQLRSLSAGADDFADRASRTQERIDLKAQQATEKKKAAEEAARKERLRPKFVLPVTQRGLSAYFGQAGVNWMSVHTGIDFPVSYGTPVMAATDGTVRTQWNSAYGNMLILTAMDGTETWYCHLSSYKVPSGTTVRAGDQIAFSGNSGNSTGPHLHFEVRPAGGAAIDPLPWLRSHGLDPT, from the coding sequence GTGAACGACCGTCACCCGTCGGGGATCGCGACTCCCCCGGCTCCGGCTTCCGACGCCTCCTCGGCGCTCTACGGGCCCTATGGCGCGCACGAAGCCCAGTACGGCGACTTCACCGCGTACGGCGACTACGCCGCCGCTCCTTTCGACCCGGGCATGAACACGGGCGTCCACCCCACCTCCGACTTCGCGGGCGACCCGCTCTTCGGCACCATGCCGGGCGGGGCCGGCACCGGCTCGTACGACGCCACGCAGTGGAACGCCGGGATCCAGCAGCCGATGGGCTACGACCCGTACGCGGGCTACGACACCGGCGCCCACCACACCGCGGCCTGGACCGACGGCTACCAGCAGCACCCCGACATCCCCGCCCAGCACCCGGGCCCCGACGCCTCGGGCCAGTGGGACGCGAACGCGTGGATCCAGCCGGACCAGCCGCTCGACGGGACCCAGCAGTGGACCGTGCCGACGCAGGACACGGGCGCGTACGACGCCACCCAGTGGAACGGCGCCGGGGGCCAGGACGCCTACCAGGCCTACGAGCACGCGCCGGCCGAGTCCTACGAGCAGCCGCGGGCCGAGTCCGAGCCGTACGGCCACGACCTCACCCAGCTCGACATGACGTACGCGGACCCGGCGGAGCAGGTCCCCTTCGACCAGCAGGCGACCGCGACCTTCGACCAGGCGGTCCACGGTGAACTCGCCGCAGACGAGGACGAGTTCGACGCGGCCGAGGACTTCACGGCCACGGACGGCGCCGACGACGGGCACGGCGACGGACACGACCCGTACGACGAGGGGCGCGAGCGGCCCCTGCTGGAGGACCAGGAGGAGATCACCCCGGTCCGGCATCCCGCGAGCCGCGCCGCTTCCCGCTCCCGGCGCCGCAGTCCCGCGAAGCGTTCCGCCCTGCTGACCGTCGCGGTGCCCTCGGCCTGTGTGATGGGTGTCGCGGGGATCGCCGCCGCCTCCGTGGGCGGCGTCGGCGGCCTCGGCGGAAGCGACGCGAAGGACACGACGGTCAGTGCCTCCGACGCGACCTCGGTGAAGCCGTCGGCCGCCAACGTCAAGCTGGACTCACAGCTCCGGAGCCTGTCCGCCGGCGCGGACGACTTCGCCGACCGGGCCAGCCGCACCCAGGAACGCATCGACCTCAAGGCCCAGCAGGCGACGGAGAAGAAGAAGGCGGCGGAGGAGGCGGCCCGCAAGGAGCGGCTGCGTCCGAAGTTCGTCCTTCCCGTGACGCAGCGGGGCCTGAGCGCCTACTTCGGCCAGGCCGGCGTCAACTGGATGTCCGTGCACACGGGCATCGACTTCCCCGTCTCCTACGGCACGCCGGTGATGGCCGCGACCGACGGCACCGTGCGGACGCAGTGGAACAGCGCCTACGGCAACATGCTGATCCTGACCGCGATGGACGGCACCGAGACGTGGTACTGCCACCTCTCGTCGTACAAGGTCCCCTCCGGCACCACCGTCAGGGCCGGCGACCAGATCGCCTTCTCCGGGAACTCCGGCAACTCGACCGGCCCGCACCTGCACTTCGAGGTCCGCCCGGCGGGCGGCGCGGCGATCGACCCGCTGCCGTGGCTGCGCAGCCACGGCCTGGACCCCACGTAA
- a CDS encoding alpha/beta fold hydrolase yields MKVTEAASPFLPLCQRLFPTKLAGLSVALLKATALELAILAGHLLLYPSGITQERRTGHPLPPPDVAAHLPTGSKPPVVLLHGFIDNRSVFVLLRRNLAQHGRQHVESLNYSPLTCDIRTAAELLGRHIEEICERTGHDRVDIVGHSLGGLIARYYVQCLGGDTHVRTLVTLGTPHSGTRVAPLMNAHPIVRQMRPGSAVIEELTGPAPGCRTQFVSFWSDLDHLMDPLETACVEHPDLLAQNVRVSGVGHLALPVHPAVATGIRQALDIEMSGPRAVARTGGLTVA; encoded by the coding sequence ATGAAGGTCACTGAGGCTGCGTCGCCCTTTCTGCCCCTGTGCCAGCGCCTGTTTCCGACGAAACTGGCGGGGCTCTCGGTGGCCCTGCTGAAGGCGACGGCCCTGGAACTGGCGATCCTCGCCGGGCACCTCCTCCTGTATCCCTCCGGCATCACCCAGGAACGCCGCACCGGACACCCGCTCCCCCCGCCCGACGTCGCCGCCCATCTGCCCACCGGGTCCAAGCCCCCGGTCGTCCTCCTGCACGGCTTCATCGACAACCGCTCCGTCTTCGTCCTGCTGCGCCGCAACCTCGCGCAGCACGGCAGGCAGCACGTGGAGTCCCTGAACTACTCACCGCTGACGTGCGACATCCGGACGGCGGCGGAGCTGCTCGGCCGGCACATCGAGGAGATCTGCGAGCGCACGGGCCACGACCGGGTGGACATCGTCGGGCACAGCCTCGGCGGGCTGATCGCGCGGTACTACGTGCAGTGCCTGGGCGGCGACACCCACGTCCGCACCCTCGTCACGCTCGGCACCCCGCACTCCGGCACCCGCGTCGCGCCCTTGATGAACGCGCACCCGATCGTGCGCCAGATGCGCCCCGGTTCCGCGGTGATCGAGGAACTGACCGGTCCCGCGCCGGGCTGCCGCACGCAGTTCGTCAGCTTCTGGAGCGACCTCGACCATCTGATGGACCCGCTGGAGACGGCCTGCGTCGAGCACCCCGACCTGCTCGCCCAGAACGTCCGGGTGAGCGGTGTCGGTCATCTCGCGCTTCCGGTGCATCCGGCCGTGGCGACCGGAATCCGGCAGGCCCTGGACATCGAGATGTCGGGACCGCGTGCCGTGGCCAGGACCGGCGGCCTCACGGTGGCGTGA
- a CDS encoding cobalamin B12-binding domain-containing protein: protein MGVAAGPIRVVVAKPGLDGHDRGAKVIARALRDAGMEVIYTGLHQTPEQIVDTAIQEDADAIGLSILSGAHNTLFAAVIALLKEREAEDIKVFGGGIIPEADIAPLKEKGVAEIFTPGATTVSIVDWVRANVRQPAGA from the coding sequence ATGGGTGTGGCAGCCGGTCCGATTCGCGTGGTGGTGGCCAAGCCGGGGCTCGACGGCCACGATCGTGGGGCCAAGGTGATCGCGCGTGCGCTGCGCGACGCCGGTATGGAGGTCATCTACACCGGTCTTCATCAGACCCCCGAGCAGATCGTCGACACCGCGATCCAGGAGGACGCCGACGCGATCGGTCTGTCCATCCTGTCCGGTGCCCACAACACGCTCTTCGCGGCCGTCATCGCCCTCCTCAAGGAGCGCGAGGCCGAGGACATCAAGGTCTTCGGCGGCGGCATCATCCCCGAGGCGGACATCGCCCCCCTCAAGGAGAAGGGCGTCGCGGAGATCTTCACCCCGGGCGCGACGACGGTGTCGATCGTGGACTGGGTCCGCGCGAACGTCAGGCAGCCGGCCGGCGCCTGA
- a CDS encoding DUF5691 domain-containing protein gives MNPTSTPAATPAQAGTPAGGSWEELVTVALLGTDRRTLPEQHTGRQAPVALLDAAAVETVRRRAGVRPARAAARPEPAAPDPRPALPAAAARRLATLLADRPGAGGGGRRGAAPDLMELLPQWLALANSRGFGAPPQTLPALLDAARGRTDLRPAALAFAGPRALWLARLNPEWRFALRSSPGGSTALPREADHIQRLWQEGLFAERVALLAAVRAKDPSAGRELLVATWATERAEDRLMFLDLLRSGLCAEDEAFLERALADRSRNVRATAAELLSALPGSALAARMAARAVTCVAVDHTQGTPVITVEAPHECDAAMERDGVVAKPPAGRGERSWWLGQLVEAAPLGAWRERLGGRSPEEVVALAVADGWHAELHAAWCRAAVRQRDPAWSRALLGSPSAPEAGGPGAVSLAERAKLLATLGAGERAEWVAGFIGTHGLSEAFQLLGVCAVPWSGSLGRAVVDALDIARDAGSYPWSFSGVMGLAERCLDPAEAGRLEGLTSVPDESEHAAPGSGDYWAEAFQRLVTTLRLRATMSAELTAP, from the coding sequence AGGCCGGCACGCCCGCCGGCGGTTCCTGGGAGGAACTCGTCACCGTGGCGCTCCTCGGTACCGACCGGCGGACGCTCCCGGAACAGCACACCGGGCGCCAGGCTCCGGTGGCGCTGCTGGACGCGGCCGCCGTGGAGACCGTACGGCGACGGGCCGGAGTCCGGCCGGCGCGGGCGGCGGCCCGGCCCGAGCCCGCGGCGCCGGACCCGCGCCCCGCGCTGCCGGCCGCCGCGGCCCGGCGGCTGGCGACGCTGCTGGCGGACCGCCCCGGCGCGGGCGGCGGCGGTCGCAGGGGCGCGGCACCGGACCTCATGGAACTGCTGCCCCAGTGGCTGGCGCTGGCGAACTCCCGCGGATTCGGCGCTCCCCCGCAGACACTTCCCGCGCTCCTCGACGCGGCCCGGGGGCGCACCGACCTGCGGCCCGCGGCGCTCGCCTTCGCCGGACCGCGCGCCCTGTGGCTGGCCCGGCTGAATCCGGAGTGGCGGTTCGCTCTGCGTTCCTCGCCGGGAGGTTCGACCGCGCTGCCGCGGGAGGCCGATCACATACAACGGCTCTGGCAGGAGGGCCTGTTCGCGGAGCGGGTCGCGCTGCTTGCGGCGGTCCGGGCCAAGGATCCTTCCGCCGGGCGGGAGTTGCTGGTCGCGACCTGGGCGACGGAGCGGGCCGAGGACCGGCTGATGTTCCTCGACCTGCTGCGCTCCGGGCTGTGCGCCGAGGACGAGGCGTTCCTCGAACGGGCCCTGGCCGACCGCAGCCGCAACGTACGGGCCACGGCGGCCGAGCTGCTGTCCGCCCTGCCGGGGTCCGCGCTCGCCGCGAGGATGGCGGCCAGGGCCGTCACCTGTGTGGCCGTGGACCATACGCAGGGGACACCGGTGATCACGGTCGAGGCTCCGCACGAGTGCGACGCGGCGATGGAGCGGGACGGGGTGGTCGCCAAGCCCCCGGCCGGCCGGGGCGAACGGTCCTGGTGGCTGGGCCAGTTGGTCGAGGCGGCACCGCTCGGGGCCTGGCGGGAGCGCCTCGGGGGGCGTTCGCCGGAAGAGGTGGTGGCCTTGGCCGTGGCGGACGGCTGGCACGCGGAGCTGCACGCGGCGTGGTGCCGGGCGGCGGTGCGGCAGCGCGATCCGGCGTGGTCGAGGGCGCTCCTCGGATCGCCCTCCGCTCCGGAGGCCGGGGGTCCGGGGGCCGTGTCACTGGCCGAGCGGGCCAAGCTGCTCGCCACCCTGGGTGCCGGGGAACGGGCCGAGTGGGTGGCCGGGTTCATCGGTACGCACGGGCTGTCCGAGGCGTTCCAGCTGCTCGGGGTGTGCGCGGTGCCGTGGTCGGGGAGTCTGGGTCGGGCGGTCGTCGACGCGCTCGACATCGCGCGGGACGCGGGAAGCTACCCGTGGAGCTTCAGCGGGGTGATGGGGCTGGCCGAGCGCTGTCTGGACCCCGCGGAGGCCGGGCGCCTCGAAGGTCTCACCTCGGTCCCCGACGAGTCGGAGCACGCGGCGCCGGGGTCCGGTGACTACTGGGCCGAGGCGTTTCAGCGGCTCGTGACGACCCTGCGGCTGAGAGCGACCATGTCCGCCGAACTCACGGCGCCATGA